A single window of Pygocentrus nattereri isolate fPygNat1 chromosome 24, fPygNat1.pri, whole genome shotgun sequence DNA harbors:
- the azin1a gene encoding antizyme inhibitor 1a has protein sequence MRMKGMLDELHYSVEVLDGDTALRDVIDRHICDQTLAQKNAFFVADLGAIIWQQIRWKTHMDHIRPFYVVKCNGSPVVIEILAALGTGFVCSSKHELELVKSFGVPSQDVILGGMCKQLSHIKYAVKHGIQLLVCDSETELRKIARSYPKAKLLLQVSTGGCCEREETAMPFGCTLKDCRHLLECAKELSLHVAGVKFHIPSCCAEPQAFTRAVSDARCVFDMGEELGFVMNVLDIGGGFDGTEAQLEKVNRALKPMLDVYFPPSTGVSVIAEPGVYYVSSAFSLAVNIISKKMAARDANQHPHDILSGNDEPEFLYYMNDGVFGSFANKLLEEPVPAPSLHKEKSSDEPLFSSSLWGPSSDGLDQVVESCLLPELNVGEWLVFSHAGANSLGVMGAHTDEHKPPVHYVISAGDWYEIQNCGITLDTTMKNFSLVQQPNLTETSISTPA, from the exons ATGAGGATGAAGGGGATGCTGGATGAATTGCACTATTCTGTCGAGGTGCTGGACGGAGACACGGCTCTCCGAGATGTGATTGACAGACATATCTGTGACCAAACCCTT GCTCAGAAGAATGCTTTTTTTGTGGCTGATCTGGGGGCCATCATTTGGCAGCAAATCCGATGGAAAACTCATATGGACCATATTCGACCCTTTTACGTGGTGAAGTGTAACGGCAGTCCGGTAGTCATCGAGATTCTGGCTGCGCTGGGAACTGGCTTTGTTTGCTCCAGCAAG CATGAGCTGGAGTTGGTGAAGAGCTTTGGTGTCCCGTCTCAGGACGTCATCCTGGGTGGAATGTGTAAGCAGCTCTCTCACATCAAATATGCTGTCAAACATGGCATTCAGCTCCTGGTGTGCGACAGCGAGACTGAGTTGCGGAAGATCGCCCGCTCTTACCCCAAAGCAAA GCTGCTGCTGCAGGTGTCCACGGGAGGCTGCTGTGAGCGAGAGGAGACTGCCATGCCGTTTGGCTGCACGCTTAAGGACTGCAGGCACCTGCTGGAGTGTGCAAAGGAGCTCAGCCTGCATGTGGCTGGAGTCAA GTTTCACATCCCGAGCTGCTGTGCTGAGCCCCAGGCCTTCACTCGCGCTGTGTCAGACGCACGCTGTGTGTTTGATATGGGG GAGGAGCTTGGCTTCGTCATGAATGTTCTGGATATTGGAGGAGGCTTTGATGGAACAGAGGCGCAGTTAGAAAAG GTGAACAGGGCATTGAAACCCATGCTGGATGTGTACTTTCCTCCATCGACGGGCGTCTCAGTTATCGCAGAACCTGGGGTGTATTACGTCTCTTCTGCTTTCTCACTGGCTGTGAACATCATCTCAAAGAAAATGGCGGCTAGGGATGCCAATCAGCACCCACACG ACATTCTGTCTGGAAATGATGAGCCGGAGTTTCTGTATTATATGAATGATGGTGTATTTGGCTCATTTGCAAATAAACTGCTGGAAGAACCTGTTCCTGCTCCATCTCTACACAAG GAGAAATCCTCGGATGAGCCACTTTTCTCCAGCAGTCTGTGGGGGCCCTCTAGTGACGGCTTGGATCAGGTGGTAGAGTCCTGCCTGCTCCCGGAGCTCAACGTGGGGGAATGGCTGGTGTTCAGCCACGCAGGAGCAAACAGCCTTGGAGTGATGGGTGCTCACACAGATGAACACAAACCGCCCGTTCACTATGTCATCTCTGCAGGAGACTG gtACGAGATTCAGAATTGTGGCATCACTCTGGACACCACCATGAAGAATTTCTCTCTGGTCCAGCAACCCAACCTGACAGAAACCTCCATTTCCACTCCAGCTTAG
- the klf10 gene encoding Kruppel-like factor 10, whose amino-acid sequence MSKAHRVSSQPIDNLPCEAVERSPEHLRDPSETSGDLQAVEALVSMKSKWKDRSFWHKALRPLTPSSDSWEESVCAGPADFQESALALQCMTPPYSPPATDLVQSDTLEGLDNSASLCSPQQQSRTISVIRHTSDPLPCPAGEKDEQACTLNAAPSPFSPTQSHLSVQPGTDTVVNHDPLSSGTPTLPTPPVAPPSVTLTTPGVPTASMSSVALFQILPFTPSANSMVSAPPAPTANPPNVCPGSAVLVCSPVVGTQTPTGPIMVLVPQTAPLTQHVVVTATGSKFTSIAPAPGHLPAMPKTAPQPEPPRVRCHVCTHPNCGKTYFKSSHLKAHLRTHTGEKPFTCQWDGCGRRFSRSDELSRHRRSHTGEKRFSCPVCHSRFMRSDHLSKHARRHLMTRRTPAWQAEISRLHSITTGGRVLLPLSPKPGS is encoded by the exons ATGAGTAAAGCGCATCGCGTTTCATCCCAGCCAATCGAT AATCTGCCGTGTGAGGCTGTGGAACGAAGCCCAGAACATTTGAGGGATCCATCTGAGACTTCAGGAGACCTGCAGGCTGTAGAAGCTCTTGTTTCCATGAAGAGCAAATGGAAGGATAGAAGTTTTTGGCATAAGGCTCTCCGCCCACTTACGCCATCCTCTGACTCCTGGGAAGAGTCTGTCTGCGCAGGCCCAGCTGATTTCCAGGAGTCTGCTTTG GCACTTCAGTGCATGACCCCACCCTATAGCCCTCCAGCTACTGATCTGGTTCAGAGTGACACACTGGAGGGTTTGGATAACAGCGCTTCACTCTGCTCCCCACAGCAACAGAGTAGGACCATCAGTGTGATTCGGCACACTTCTGACCCACTGCCATGTCCTGCTGGAGAAAAAGACGAACAGGCCTGCACCCTTAACGCCGCACCAAGCCCTTTTAGCCCCACCCAGAGCCACTTGAGTGTCCAGCCTGGCACGGATACAGTGGTAAATCATGATCCTCTGAGCTCGGGTACCCCCACCCTGCCAACTCCCCCAGTAGCTCCGCCCTCTGTAACTCTAACCACCCCTGGTGTTCCTACAGCTAGCATGTCTTCAGTAGCACTATTCCAGATCCTTCCATTCACGCCCTCTGCGAACTCGATGGTCAGCGCCCCACCTGCGCCTACAGCTAATCCACCGAACGTCTGTCCAGGATCAGCAGTTTTAGTGTGCAGTCCTGTAGTGGGCACACAGACTCCCACCGGCCCCATCATGGTGCTGGTGCCTCAGACAGCTCCACTCACACAGCATGTGGTTGTAACCGCCACTGGGTCAAAGTTCACCTCCATTGCCCCTGCACCAGGCCACTTGCCTGCCATGCCAAAGACTGCACCCCAGCCTGAGCCGCCACGAGTTCGCTGTCACGTGTGCACTCACCCCAACTGCGGAAAGACCTACTTCAAAAGCTCGCATCTCAAAGCACACCTGAGGACACACACAG GCGAGAAGCCCTTTACGTGCCAGTGGGACGGCTGTGGGAGGCGTTTTTCTCGCTCAGACGAACTGTCCCGCCACCGACGCTCTCACACAGGCGAGAAGCGCTTCTCCTGTCCCGTGTGCCACAGCCGCTTCATGCGCAGCGACCACCTGTCAAAGCATGCCCGCCGCCATCTAATGACCAGGAGGACTCCGGCCTGGCAGGCGGAAATCAGCCGGCTCCACAGCATCACCACAGGGGGGCGCGTTCTCCTCCCCCTCAGCCCCAAACCAGGGAGCTGA